From Microbacterium sp. LWH11-1.2, one genomic window encodes:
- a CDS encoding TrkA family potassium uptake protein yields MVEVLRGDAPVLVIGLGRFGAACAGELDRLDREVLAIDDNLELVQKWSDRVTHTVQADAKNIDALRQIGAGDFQVAVVAVGSSIEASVLITANLVDLKVPQIWAKAVSQSHGKILARVGANHVIYPEREAGERVAHLVSGRMLDFIRFDDDFVLAKMYPPKFIRGVGLNESGVRSKYKVTVVGVKSPGKPFRYAEANTIVTNHDLIIVSGTNSDIERFAALDR; encoded by the coding sequence TTGGTTGAAGTCCTCCGGGGCGACGCTCCCGTCCTCGTCATCGGTCTCGGTCGATTCGGCGCCGCGTGCGCCGGTGAGCTCGATCGGCTCGACCGCGAGGTCCTCGCGATCGACGACAACCTCGAGCTCGTGCAGAAGTGGTCGGACCGCGTCACGCACACGGTGCAGGCCGACGCGAAGAACATCGATGCACTGCGGCAGATCGGCGCCGGAGACTTCCAGGTCGCCGTGGTCGCGGTGGGCTCGTCGATCGAGGCATCCGTCCTCATCACCGCGAACCTCGTCGACCTCAAGGTGCCGCAGATCTGGGCCAAGGCCGTCTCGCAGTCGCACGGCAAGATCCTCGCCCGCGTGGGAGCGAACCACGTCATCTACCCCGAGCGTGAGGCCGGCGAGCGCGTCGCCCACCTCGTGAGCGGACGGATGCTCGACTTCATCCGCTTCGACGACGACTTCGTTCTGGCCAAGATGTACCCGCCGAAGTTCATCCGCGGCGTCGGGCTCAACGAATCGGGCGTCCGCTCGAAGTACAAGGTCACCGTCGTGGGCGTGAAGAGCCCCGGCAAGCCGTTCCGCTACGCGGAGGCGAACACGATCGTCACCAACCACGACCTCATCATCGTGTCGGGCACCAACAGCGACATCGAGCGCTTCGCCGCGCTCGACCGCTGA
- a CDS encoding DUF1905 domain-containing protein — MRLRIEGEIFHWRGPAPFHFVAVPPAESELIHEIASIVTYGWGMIPASVTIGATTVTTALWPKDGGYIVPIKKVLQDREGVAVDDVVAITLDIDA; from the coding sequence ATGCGGCTGCGGATCGAGGGGGAGATCTTCCACTGGCGGGGTCCTGCGCCGTTCCACTTCGTCGCCGTGCCACCCGCGGAGAGCGAGCTGATCCACGAGATCGCCTCGATCGTGACCTACGGATGGGGAATGATCCCGGCGTCCGTCACGATCGGCGCCACCACCGTGACGACGGCGCTCTGGCCGAAGGACGGCGGCTACATCGTGCCGATCAAGAAGGTGCTGCAGGACCGCGAGGGAGTGGCCGTGGACGACGTCGTCGCGATCACCCTCGACATCGACGCCTGA